The following proteins are encoded in a genomic region of Rubrobacter xylanophilus DSM 9941:
- a CDS encoding IucA/IucC family protein — MLDQRMTARQIADHAAMQNLLNCFLRETGRGAFLREGAVLVPLERLGMEVLAPLRRPSPTGRHLFGFPVTAGPCGDPRRAELDPATLAALISRELSLERGGSPEELLLRVLESRRNVERFVGARLEEGKRPREGFIGAEQSLVFGHHLHPAPKSRQGFAEEELAAYSPEMGAAFPLHYFWAHRSVVSEGSALPQSASQLVAEELRRDPEARTLPREDQDRALIPAHPWQAGRLLRRPEVRRLIGEGLLEHLGPLGSPYLPTSSVRTVYRPRSRFMLKLSLGVGITNSVRNNLRKELRRGIKMCRVLESAVGRELRERFPGFRIIRDPAHITVETGVGEESGFEMLLRENPFRGDEDAAAVVALCQDGLGEEGSRLARLVARLARREGRPPSEVGREWFRRYLEVSLRPILWLYFAHGIAPEAHQQNTVLELEGGYPARFYCRDNQGYYFRESAREHLERLVPGVHGIEDGTVVEDPVAEERLRYYFFINNLFGVVNALGCAGLADERELLGELRRALEELEPEAPASSELIPSLLHLRRLPCKANLLTRLHDMDELLGDLETQSVYVEIDNPLAEVSA, encoded by the coding sequence ATGCTCGACCAGCGCATGACGGCCCGGCAGATCGCCGACCACGCAGCGATGCAGAACCTGCTCAACTGCTTTCTGCGGGAGACAGGGAGGGGAGCCTTCCTCCGGGAGGGGGCCGTCCTGGTCCCCCTGGAGAGGCTGGGGATGGAGGTGCTCGCGCCCCTGCGCCGCCCCTCCCCCACCGGGCGGCACCTCTTCGGCTTTCCCGTCACGGCGGGCCCGTGCGGCGACCCGCGCCGGGCGGAGCTGGACCCCGCGACGCTGGCCGCCCTGATCTCCCGGGAGCTCTCCCTGGAGCGGGGCGGCTCCCCCGAGGAGCTGCTGCTGCGCGTCCTGGAGAGCCGCCGCAACGTGGAGCGCTTCGTGGGGGCGCGCCTGGAGGAAGGAAAGCGCCCGCGGGAGGGGTTCATAGGGGCGGAGCAATCGCTCGTCTTCGGCCACCACCTCCACCCCGCCCCCAAGAGCCGGCAGGGGTTCGCCGAGGAGGAGCTCGCCGCCTACTCGCCCGAGATGGGGGCCGCCTTCCCCCTGCACTACTTCTGGGCCCACCGCTCCGTGGTATCCGAGGGCTCGGCGCTCCCGCAGAGCGCCTCGCAGCTCGTCGCGGAGGAGCTCCGGCGGGACCCGGAGGCCCGAACGCTCCCCCGAGAAGACCAAGACCGCGCCCTCATCCCGGCCCACCCCTGGCAGGCGGGGAGGCTGCTGCGGCGCCCGGAGGTGCGGCGCCTGATCGGGGAGGGGCTGTTGGAGCACCTCGGGCCTCTGGGGAGCCCCTACCTCCCCACCTCCTCGGTGCGCACCGTCTACCGCCCCCGGTCCCGCTTCATGCTCAAGCTCTCCCTGGGCGTGGGGATCACCAACTCCGTCCGGAACAACCTGCGCAAGGAGCTCAGGCGGGGCATAAAGATGTGCCGCGTGCTGGAGAGCGCGGTGGGGCGGGAGCTCCGGGAGCGCTTTCCGGGGTTCCGGATCATCCGCGACCCCGCCCACATCACCGTGGAGACGGGCGTCGGGGAGGAGTCGGGCTTCGAGATGCTGCTGCGGGAGAACCCCTTCCGCGGCGACGAGGACGCCGCCGCGGTCGTCGCGCTGTGCCAGGACGGGCTGGGGGAGGAGGGCTCGCGCCTGGCCCGCCTGGTGGCTCGCCTCGCCCGGCGGGAGGGGCGCCCGCCGTCCGAGGTGGGCCGGGAGTGGTTCCGGCGCTACCTGGAGGTCTCGCTGCGGCCCATCCTCTGGCTGTACTTCGCCCACGGCATCGCCCCGGAGGCCCACCAGCAGAACACCGTGCTGGAGCTGGAGGGCGGCTACCCGGCCCGCTTCTACTGCCGGGACAACCAGGGCTACTACTTCCGCGAGTCGGCCCGGGAGCACCTGGAGCGGCTCGTCCCCGGGGTGCACGGCATCGAGGACGGGACCGTGGTGGAGGACCCCGTCGCCGAGGAGCGGCTGCGTTACTACTTCTTCATCAACAACCTCTTCGGGGTCGTAAACGCCCTCGGGTGCGCCGGGCTCGCCGACGAGCGGGAGCTGCTCGGCGAGCTGCGCCGGGCGCTGGAGGAGCTCGAGCCGGAGGCCCCCGCGTCTTCGGAGCTGATCCCGAGCCTCCTGCACCTGCGAAGGCTCCCCTGCAAGGCCAACCTGCTCACCCGGCTGCACGACATGGACGAGCTCCTCGGCGACCTGGAGACCCAGTCGGTCTACGTGGAGATAGACAACCCCCTGGCGGAGGTGAGCGCGTGA
- a CDS encoding ABC transporter substrate-binding protein codes for MSWWRGFVISVLLAAGALGLAACGGASGGSSGGEEGSGGRIIEHAMGRTEVPERPERVVVLDTGELDSAITLGVKPVGAVEAVPGMGLPEYLGEKTRGIELVGTIEQPNLEKIAALDPDLILSSKLRHEKIYDQLSEIAPTVFTETTGVTWKQNFELHARALGRTERAEEVKREYRRHIRELRDELGEKPWPEVSVVRFVPGDTRIYQKENFIGTVLEDVGLPRPESQDVEEFALLNVSKEAIPKMGGDVIFVTVYGNEEDTAKQEIMNDPLWRQLEAVREGRVYEVSDDLWMLGIGYTAANGVLDDLEKYLAEERRAS; via the coding sequence ATGTCATGGTGGAGGGGGTTTGTGATCTCTGTCCTGCTCGCCGCGGGGGCGCTCGGGCTCGCGGCCTGCGGCGGGGCCTCGGGGGGCTCCTCGGGCGGGGAGGAGGGCTCCGGCGGGAGGATCATAGAGCACGCCATGGGCCGGACCGAGGTCCCCGAGCGGCCCGAGCGGGTCGTCGTGCTCGACACCGGCGAGCTCGACAGCGCCATAACGCTCGGCGTCAAGCCGGTGGGGGCGGTGGAGGCCGTGCCCGGGATGGGGCTGCCGGAGTACCTCGGGGAGAAGACCCGGGGCATAGAGCTCGTGGGCACCATCGAGCAGCCGAACCTGGAGAAGATAGCCGCGCTGGACCCCGACCTCATCCTCTCCAGCAAGCTCCGGCACGAGAAGATCTACGACCAGCTCTCCGAGATAGCGCCAACCGTCTTCACCGAGACCACCGGGGTCACCTGGAAGCAGAACTTCGAGCTGCACGCCAGGGCGCTCGGCAGGACCGAGAGGGCCGAGGAGGTCAAGCGCGAGTACCGGCGGCACATACGAGAGCTCCGCGACGAGCTCGGCGAGAAGCCCTGGCCCGAGGTCTCCGTGGTCCGGTTCGTCCCCGGGGACACCAGGATCTACCAGAAGGAGAACTTCATCGGCACCGTGCTCGAGGACGTGGGGCTGCCGCGCCCCGAGTCCCAGGACGTCGAGGAGTTCGCCCTGCTCAACGTCAGCAAGGAGGCCATCCCCAAGATGGGCGGGGACGTGATCTTCGTGACCGTCTACGGCAACGAGGAGGACACCGCCAAGCAGGAGATCATGAACGACCCCCTCTGGCGGCAGCTGGAGGCCGTGCGCGAGGGCAGGGTCTACGAGGTCTCCGACGACCTGTGGATGCTCGGGATCGGCTACACCGCAGCAAACGGCGTCCTCGACGACCTGGAGAAGTATCTGGCAGAGGAGCGGCGGGCCTCCTGA
- a CDS encoding aspartate aminotransferase family protein, with amino-acid sequence MREGENTLRAESTAAFRARKGLSEGLLERQAARESNARTYPRSIPIAVSRARGPYVWDADGRRYLDCLSGAGTLALGHNHPVVVEAIREVLDRGGPLHTLDLATPVKDRFVEELFGSLPRRFAERARIHFCGPAGADAVEAAVKLAKTATGRETVLSFSGGYHGMTHGALSLTGKLAPKEPLAGLMPGVHFLPYPYGYRCPFGVGGEDGWRVGARYVERLLDDPESGVKRPAAMVLEVVQGEGGSIPAPDGWVREMRRITRERGIPLIVDEIQTGLGRTGTVWAFERPGIEPDAVVMSKAIGGSLPLAAVVYDAALDVWEPGAHTGTFRGNQLAMAAGAATVRHVLKNRLHEHAARMGELLLERLREVQREAGCVGEVRGRGLMVGVEVVDPEAGPDPLGSRPARPDLARRVQAEALRRGLILETGGRHGAVVRLLPPLIIAEEEAEEICALFGEAVLAASRGAR; translated from the coding sequence ATGAGAGAGGGGGAGAACACCTTGCGCGCAGAGAGCACCGCGGCGTTCCGCGCACGGAAGGGCCTCTCGGAGGGGCTGCTAGAACGGCAGGCGGCGCGGGAGTCCAACGCCCGCACCTATCCCCGCAGCATCCCCATCGCCGTGAGCAGGGCGCGGGGGCCCTACGTGTGGGACGCCGACGGGCGGCGCTACCTCGACTGCCTCTCCGGGGCCGGGACCCTCGCCCTCGGGCACAACCACCCGGTCGTGGTGGAGGCCATCCGGGAGGTGCTCGACCGGGGCGGGCCGCTGCACACCCTGGACCTCGCCACCCCGGTCAAGGACCGCTTCGTGGAGGAGCTCTTCGGGAGTCTGCCGCGGAGGTTCGCAGAGAGGGCCAGGATCCACTTCTGCGGCCCGGCGGGCGCCGACGCCGTGGAGGCCGCGGTGAAGCTCGCCAAGACCGCGACCGGGCGGGAGACCGTCCTCTCCTTCAGCGGCGGCTACCACGGGATGACCCACGGCGCCCTGAGCCTCACGGGCAAGCTGGCCCCCAAGGAGCCGCTCGCGGGGCTGATGCCCGGGGTGCACTTCCTGCCCTACCCCTACGGCTACCGGTGCCCCTTCGGGGTGGGCGGCGAGGATGGCTGGCGGGTCGGGGCCCGCTACGTCGAGCGGCTGCTGGACGACCCGGAGAGCGGGGTGAAGAGGCCCGCCGCCATGGTGCTGGAGGTGGTGCAGGGCGAGGGCGGCTCCATCCCCGCCCCCGACGGCTGGGTGCGCGAGATGCGGCGCATCACCCGCGAGCGGGGCATACCCCTGATCGTCGACGAGATCCAGACCGGCCTCGGCCGCACGGGCACCGTGTGGGCCTTCGAGCGCCCCGGCATCGAGCCCGACGCGGTGGTGATGTCCAAGGCCATCGGGGGGAGCCTGCCGCTCGCGGCGGTGGTCTACGACGCCGCCCTCGACGTCTGGGAACCGGGGGCCCACACCGGGACCTTCCGGGGGAACCAGCTCGCCATGGCCGCCGGAGCCGCCACCGTCCGCCACGTGCTCAAGAACCGCCTGCACGAGCACGCCGCCCGGATGGGGGAGCTGCTGCTGGAGCGGCTGCGCGAGGTCCAGCGGGAGGCGGGATGCGTCGGGGAGGTGCGCGGGCGCGGGCTCATGGTCGGCGTGGAGGTCGTGGACCCGGAGGCCGGGCCGGATCCCCTAGGCAGCCGCCCCGCCCGCCCGGACCTCGCCCGCAGGGTACAGGCCGAGGCGCTGCGGCGCGGCCTGATCCTCGAGACCGGCGGCCGCCACGGCGCGGTCGTGCGCCTCCTGCCGCCCCTCATCATCGCCGAGGAGGAGGCGGAGGAGATCTGCGCGCTCTTCGGCGAGGCGGTGCTGGCGGCCTCCCGGGGGGCCCGGTGA
- a CDS encoding lysine N(6)-hydroxylase/L-ornithine N(5)-oxygenase family protein, whose product MRSGRPCDLLGVGIGPFNLSLAALLEPVEEVEALFVEQKPRFDWHPGLLMEGTTLQVPFLADLVTMADPTSPHSFLNYLREQGRLYNFYFLERFHVPRREYEHYCRWVAERLPSCRFGERVEGVRHAGDHFEVSTRKISTGERRTRRARHLALGVGTAPQVPACFEGKLGEDAFHSADYLPNRERCMEAASVTVVGSGQSAAEVFYDLLCAQAERGFRLDWLTRSKGFFPMEYSKLGLEHFSPEYIRYFHGLPQKKRDEVRGRQDLLYKGIDVETIAGIYDLLYERSVGGARPDVRLMALAEVGEAERTGSAWQLHCRQTEQDRYFVHETEVVVLATGYAYRVPGFLEGVRDLIRWDGRGRYAVSLDYRLEKTAEVANEIFVQNGEIHTHGVGAPDLGLGAHRSAVIANQLAGRAVYPVRERNVFQQFGVA is encoded by the coding sequence ATGCGCTCGGGTAGGCCCTGCGACCTGCTGGGGGTGGGCATCGGGCCGTTCAACCTCTCGCTGGCGGCCCTGCTGGAGCCGGTCGAGGAGGTGGAGGCTTTGTTTGTGGAGCAGAAGCCCCGCTTCGACTGGCACCCGGGCCTCCTCATGGAGGGGACGACCCTGCAGGTCCCCTTCCTGGCCGACCTGGTGACCATGGCCGACCCCACGAGCCCCCACAGCTTCCTGAACTACCTGCGCGAGCAGGGCCGCCTGTACAACTTCTACTTTCTGGAGCGCTTCCACGTCCCCCGGCGGGAGTACGAGCACTACTGCCGGTGGGTCGCTGAGAGGCTCCCGAGCTGCCGCTTCGGGGAGCGGGTGGAGGGCGTACGCCACGCGGGCGACCACTTCGAGGTCTCGACCCGCAAGATCTCGACCGGCGAGCGGCGCACCCGCCGCGCCCGTCACCTGGCGCTCGGGGTGGGGACCGCGCCGCAGGTCCCGGCGTGCTTCGAGGGGAAGCTCGGGGAGGACGCCTTCCACTCGGCGGACTACCTCCCGAACCGGGAGCGGTGCATGGAGGCCGCCTCCGTCACCGTGGTCGGCTCGGGCCAGAGCGCGGCCGAGGTCTTCTACGACCTGCTCTGCGCGCAGGCGGAGCGCGGCTTTCGGCTGGACTGGCTCACCCGCTCTAAAGGCTTCTTCCCCATGGAGTACTCCAAGCTCGGCCTGGAGCACTTCTCGCCGGAGTACATCCGCTACTTCCACGGGCTGCCGCAGAAAAAGCGCGACGAGGTGAGAGGCCGCCAGGACCTCCTGTACAAGGGCATCGACGTGGAGACGATCGCCGGGATCTACGACCTCCTCTACGAGCGGTCCGTGGGCGGGGCGCGCCCGGACGTCCGCCTGATGGCCCTCGCGGAGGTCGGGGAGGCGGAGAGGACGGGGAGCGCCTGGCAGCTCCACTGCCGCCAGACCGAGCAGGACCGCTACTTCGTCCACGAGACGGAGGTGGTGGTGCTCGCCACCGGCTACGCCTACCGGGTGCCGGGCTTTCTGGAGGGCGTTCGGGACCTCATCCGGTGGGACGGGCGGGGCCGGTACGCGGTGAGCCTGGACTACCGGCTGGAGAAGACCGCAGAGGTCGCAAACGAGATCTTCGTGCAGAACGGCGAGATCCACACCCACGGCGTCGGCGCCCCGGACCTCGGCCTCGGCGCCCACCGCAGCGCCGTGATCGCCAACCAGCTCGCCGGGCGCGCCGTCTACCCGGTGCGCGAGCGGAACGTCTTCCAGCAGTTCGGGGTGGCCTGA
- a CDS encoding FecCD family ABC transporter permease, with the protein MRLLRSRAALLAGLGVLCVLLLVCLLASVRFGAARIGTMEVISAFTDYDRSSEEDLIVRTLRVPRALVAALVGASLAVAGAIMQGLTRNPLADPGILGVEAGAALAVVGAVFLLGVSSLSGYALFAFAGAALAAAVVYGLGSLGRGGMTPMKLTIAGAALASLLTSLTTAVLIIDRQTLEEIRFWLAGSVAGRDLELLLQVLPYIACGLLLALGLARQITTLSLGDEVAAGLGQRVGLAKLLAALAVVLLAGSAVSVAGPIGFVGLVVPHVARFFAGVDYRWVLPYSALAGAVLLVCADIAARVVLRPMELPVGVMTALVGAPFFVYLARWRVKR; encoded by the coding sequence GTGCGGCTCCTGAGGTCGCGGGCGGCGCTGCTTGCCGGCCTTGGGGTGCTGTGCGTGCTCCTGCTGGTGTGTCTTCTGGCGAGCGTGCGCTTCGGGGCCGCCCGGATCGGGACGATGGAGGTCATCTCCGCCTTCACCGACTACGACAGGAGCTCGGAGGAGGATCTCATCGTGCGCACCCTGCGGGTGCCGCGGGCGCTCGTGGCCGCGCTGGTGGGGGCCTCGCTGGCGGTCGCCGGGGCGATCATGCAGGGGCTGACCCGCAACCCGCTTGCGGACCCCGGCATCCTCGGCGTCGAGGCGGGGGCCGCGCTGGCGGTGGTGGGGGCGGTGTTTCTGCTCGGGGTCTCCTCGCTGTCCGGGTACGCTCTCTTCGCCTTTGCCGGGGCGGCGCTCGCCGCGGCCGTCGTCTACGGGCTCGGCTCGCTGGGGCGGGGCGGGATGACGCCGATGAAGCTCACCATAGCCGGGGCGGCGCTGGCCTCGCTCCTCACCTCGCTCACCACCGCCGTGCTCATCATCGACCGGCAGACGCTCGAGGAGATCCGGTTCTGGCTCGCCGGCTCGGTGGCGGGGAGGGACCTGGAGCTCCTCCTGCAGGTTTTGCCGTACATCGCCTGCGGGCTGCTCCTGGCGCTCGGCCTGGCCCGCCAGATCACCACCCTCAGCCTCGGGGACGAGGTGGCCGCCGGGCTCGGGCAGCGCGTCGGGCTCGCCAAGCTGCTCGCGGCGCTCGCCGTCGTGCTGCTCGCCGGGAGCGCCGTCTCCGTGGCCGGGCCCATAGGCTTCGTCGGGCTCGTGGTGCCGCACGTGGCGCGCTTCTTCGCCGGGGTGGACTACCGCTGGGTGCTGCCGTACTCCGCCCTCGCCGGGGCGGTGCTGCTCGTGTGCGCGGACATCGCGGCCCGGGTCGTGCTGCGCCCCATGGAGCTCCCGGTCGGGGTGATGACCGCGCTGGTCGGGGCCCCGTTCTTCGTGTACCTGGCGCGCTGGAGGGTCAAGCGGTGA
- a CDS encoding GNAT family N-acetyltransferase: MRETGSRYAYRTVDPETGAEIAFRPLQPEEDAERVCAWMNEEHVIPFWQMAWPEERIARYLHDLLHDPHSTPYIGHLDGVPMSYWEAYQAKDDIVATRYPAGPRDRGVHLLIGPPEYVGRGFALPLLRAMTAFQFAGAAAEKVVAEPDVRNARMIHVFKKCAYEPQGEIELPDKRALLMFCRREEFERRFPDALG, encoded by the coding sequence GTGAGAGAGACCGGAAGCCGCTACGCCTACCGGACCGTAGACCCCGAGACGGGCGCGGAGATAGCCTTCCGGCCCCTGCAACCGGAGGAGGACGCGGAGCGGGTCTGCGCCTGGATGAACGAGGAGCACGTGATCCCCTTCTGGCAGATGGCCTGGCCCGAGGAGAGGATCGCGAGGTACCTCCACGACCTCCTCCACGACCCCCACTCCACCCCCTACATCGGGCACCTGGACGGCGTCCCCATGAGCTACTGGGAGGCCTACCAGGCGAAGGACGACATCGTGGCCACCCGCTACCCGGCCGGCCCGCGCGACCGGGGCGTGCACCTCCTCATCGGGCCGCCGGAGTACGTCGGGCGGGGCTTCGCCCTGCCGCTCCTGCGGGCGATGACCGCCTTCCAGTTTGCGGGCGCCGCGGCGGAGAAGGTCGTCGCCGAGCCCGACGTCCGGAACGCGCGCATGATCCACGTCTTCAAAAAGTGCGCCTACGAGCCGCAGGGGGAGATAGAGCTCCCGGACAAGCGGGCCCTCCTGATGTTCTGCCGCCGCGAGGAGTTCGAGAGGAGGTTTCCGGATGCGCTCGGGTAG
- a CDS encoding ABC transporter ATP-binding protein — MEALRMRGVRKRFRRRRGEVVCALEDVSLEIRRGEVVGILGPNGSGKSTLVRVISTLVLPDSGSVEVFGVDALRHPKRVQRSMNRVSVEASFFKKLSAMENLLYGAKLYGVSDREARPRIEEIMGHIGFDYKRAAEPMEHLSRGMQQKVALARALLTSPMLMLLDEPTTGLDPRSRRDVQAFIRRIREAHDSSILLCTHDMGEAEELCDRVGIMVGGRIIALDEPRRLKERYASGGRLPDLEEVFMAATGYTVEEASAEEGER; from the coding sequence GTGGAGGCGCTCAGGATGCGGGGCGTACGCAAGCGGTTCAGGAGGCGGAGGGGGGAGGTGGTCTGCGCTCTCGAGGACGTCTCGCTAGAGATCCGGCGGGGCGAGGTGGTGGGCATCCTCGGCCCAAACGGGAGCGGCAAGAGCACGCTGGTGCGTGTGATCTCCACGCTCGTTCTGCCCGACTCGGGGTCGGTGGAGGTCTTCGGGGTGGACGCTTTGCGCCACCCCAAGAGGGTGCAGCGGAGCATGAACCGGGTGAGCGTGGAGGCCAGCTTCTTCAAGAAGCTCTCGGCGATGGAGAATCTGCTCTACGGGGCCAAGCTCTACGGGGTGTCCGACCGCGAGGCCCGGCCGAGGATAGAGGAGATCATGGGGCACATCGGCTTCGACTACAAGCGGGCCGCCGAGCCCATGGAGCACCTCTCGCGGGGCATGCAGCAGAAGGTGGCGCTCGCCCGGGCCCTCCTCACCAGCCCCATGCTCATGCTGCTGGACGAGCCGACCACCGGGCTCGATCCCCGGAGCAGGCGGGACGTGCAGGCGTTCATCCGCCGCATAAGGGAGGCGCACGACTCCTCGATCCTGCTGTGCACCCACGACATGGGCGAGGCCGAGGAGCTGTGCGACCGGGTCGGGATCATGGTGGGCGGGCGCATCATCGCCCTCGACGAGCCCCGGCGCCTGAAGGAGCGCTACGCGAGCGGGGGCCGGCTGCCGGACCTCGAGGAGGTCTTCATGGCCGCCACCGGCTACACCGTCGAGGAGGCCAGCGCGGAGGAGGGGGAGCGGTGA
- a CDS encoding IucA/IucC family protein, with translation MEHVEQVRQSLRPEVWERVGRRLLEKMISEFMYEEIIRPERVAERGEGVFSYRLPLGDGVGYAFDARRRLFDTYRVVPGSVVRTARGSAAPATDPLRFLLDIREAAGLNPETAAHLLNEYSRTLLADAHIAARKEGRTLDPEEVGYAELEGEMEGHPWITFNKGRIGFGYDDYLLHAPEMRRPTRLPWLAVSRERSRFSAVSGLDHEALMREELGEEALRELRGRLDEPEAYHLLPVHPWQWKNVVVPLFAGELASGAIVPLGEGPDLYLPQQSIRTFFNVSSPEKLTVKLPLSILNTLVWRGLPGERTEVAPRVTEWVRNIRDGDPFLREECRLILPGEVAGLNYDHPYHADLPGTPYQHLEMLGAIWRESVFRHTEPGERPITLAALLHVDGAGRPFFSSLVERSGLGAEEWLSRFFGAVLPPLLHYLYRYGTVFSPHGENTILVLDEGFIPSRLAMKDFVDDVNVSEHPIEELGSMPEDLRPVLLREPPEGLCQFIWSGLFICHLRYLAEIAEDHHGIPERRFWGLAREEILRYQDRFPELEERFRLFDLLAPSFTRLCLNRNRLFDYGYADDGERPHASEFGRVTNALHEAGAAAGR, from the coding sequence GTGGAGCACGTCGAGCAGGTAAGGCAGAGCCTGAGGCCCGAGGTCTGGGAGCGGGTCGGGCGGAGGCTTCTGGAGAAGATGATCTCCGAGTTCATGTACGAGGAGATCATCCGCCCCGAGAGGGTGGCCGAGCGGGGCGAGGGCGTCTTCTCCTACCGGCTTCCCCTCGGCGACGGGGTCGGCTACGCCTTCGACGCCAGAAGGAGGCTCTTCGACACCTACCGGGTGGTCCCCGGCTCGGTGGTGCGCACCGCGCGGGGGAGCGCCGCCCCGGCCACCGACCCGCTGCGCTTTCTGCTGGACATAAGGGAGGCGGCGGGCCTGAACCCCGAGACGGCGGCCCACCTCCTCAACGAGTACTCCCGGACCCTGCTCGCCGACGCCCACATAGCGGCCAGGAAGGAGGGGCGGACGCTCGACCCGGAGGAGGTCGGGTACGCCGAGCTCGAGGGCGAGATGGAGGGGCACCCCTGGATCACGTTCAACAAGGGCCGCATCGGGTTCGGCTACGACGACTACCTCCTCCACGCCCCGGAGATGCGACGCCCCACGAGGCTCCCCTGGCTCGCCGTGAGCAGGGAGAGGTCCCGCTTCAGCGCCGTCTCCGGGCTGGACCACGAGGCGCTCATGAGGGAGGAGCTCGGCGAGGAGGCCCTGCGGGAGCTGCGCGGAAGGCTCGACGAGCCGGAGGCCTACCACCTCCTCCCCGTCCACCCCTGGCAGTGGAAGAACGTGGTCGTCCCGCTCTTCGCCGGCGAGCTCGCCTCCGGCGCCATCGTCCCGCTCGGGGAGGGACCGGACCTCTACCTGCCCCAGCAGTCCATCCGCACCTTCTTCAACGTCTCGAGCCCGGAGAAGCTCACCGTCAAGCTGCCCCTGAGCATCCTGAACACGCTGGTGTGGCGCGGGCTTCCCGGGGAGAGGACGGAGGTCGCCCCAAGGGTGACCGAGTGGGTGCGGAACATCCGGGATGGCGACCCCTTCCTGCGGGAGGAGTGCCGCCTCATCCTGCCGGGCGAGGTCGCCGGCCTCAACTACGACCACCCCTACCACGCCGACCTGCCCGGCACCCCCTACCAGCACCTGGAGATGCTCGGCGCGATCTGGCGGGAGAGCGTCTTCCGCCACACCGAGCCCGGCGAGCGGCCCATCACCCTCGCCGCCCTCCTGCACGTGGACGGCGCCGGCAGGCCGTTCTTCTCCTCGCTGGTCGAGCGCTCGGGGCTCGGGGCGGAGGAGTGGCTCTCGCGCTTCTTCGGCGCGGTGCTGCCGCCGCTCCTGCACTACCTCTACCGCTACGGCACCGTCTTCAGCCCGCACGGGGAGAACACCATCCTGGTGCTCGACGAGGGGTTTATCCCCTCCCGGCTCGCCATGAAGGACTTCGTGGACGACGTGAACGTGAGCGAGCACCCCATCGAGGAGCTCGGGTCCATGCCGGAGGATCTCAGACCCGTGCTGCTGCGCGAGCCTCCGGAGGGGCTGTGCCAGTTCATCTGGTCCGGGCTCTTCATCTGCCACCTGCGCTACCTCGCCGAGATAGCGGAGGACCACCACGGCATCCCCGAGCGGCGCTTCTGGGGGCTGGCGCGCGAGGAGATCCTGCGCTACCAGGACCGCTTCCCGGAGCTTGAGGAGCGCTTCCGGCTCTTCGACCTGCTGGCCCCTAGCTTCACCAGGCTCTGCCTCAACCGCAACCGGCTCTTCGACTACGGCTACGCCGACGACGGCGAGCGCCCCCACGCCTCCGAGTTCGGCCGGGTCACGAACGCCCTGCACGAGGCCGGGGCCGCGGCGGGGAGGTAG
- a CDS encoding ABC transporter permease, with the protein MIRGGGRPRWLMEAIAVWGYVQRNYFLTKRYFMWEVVWLVYITANALAITYIGAGASEFGSGIDTARLMTFLLVGALVWSYLSVLFDVLSETVSWERWEGTIEYTFMSPASRVTHLLGMGLYAVIYGVLQISVMLGAVSLFFELDLSRANYAGALLVLGVASVSLVGFGIMAAVLPLLSPEKGQQVSYIVSSLLLLVSGVYYDVGVLPGWMQFIARFSPVTYALEGIRAALLDGAGLAELRGSVGVLLAMGALFVPLGLLVFHLGERYAKRTGKLKRSG; encoded by the coding sequence GTGATCCGGGGCGGGGGAAGGCCGCGGTGGCTCATGGAGGCCATAGCCGTGTGGGGCTACGTGCAGAGGAACTACTTCCTCACCAAGCGGTACTTCATGTGGGAGGTCGTGTGGCTCGTCTACATCACGGCGAACGCCCTGGCGATCACCTACATCGGCGCCGGCGCGAGCGAGTTCGGCAGCGGCATAGACACCGCGCGCCTGATGACCTTCCTGCTGGTGGGGGCGCTCGTCTGGAGCTACCTCTCGGTGCTCTTCGACGTGCTCTCGGAGACGGTGAGCTGGGAGCGGTGGGAGGGGACCATCGAGTACACCTTCATGAGCCCGGCGAGCAGGGTCACCCACCTGCTCGGGATGGGGCTCTACGCGGTCATCTACGGCGTCCTCCAGATCTCGGTGATGCTCGGGGCGGTCTCGCTCTTCTTCGAGCTGGACCTCTCGCGGGCCAACTACGCGGGCGCCCTGCTGGTGCTCGGCGTGGCGAGCGTCTCGCTGGTGGGCTTCGGCATCATGGCCGCCGTGCTGCCCCTGCTCTCCCCGGAGAAGGGCCAGCAGGTGAGCTACATCGTCTCCTCCCTGTTGCTGCTCGTCTCCGGCGTCTACTACGACGTGGGCGTGCTGCCGGGGTGGATGCAGTTCATCGCTCGGTTCTCGCCCGTCACGTACGCCCTGGAGGGCATCCGCGCCGCCCTGCTCGACGGGGCGGGCCTCGCGGAGCTGCGGGGCAGCGTCGGGGTGCTTCTGGCGATGGGGGCACTCTTCGTGCCGCTCGGGCTCCTCGTGTTCCACCTCGGCGAGCGCTACGCCAAGAGGACCGGAAAGCTGAAGCGGAGCGGGTAG